One Acidimicrobiales bacterium genomic window carries:
- a CDS encoding cation diffusion facilitator family transporter, with translation MAASGSRKAIMAALIANSGIAVAKFLGFLVTQSSAMLAEAVHSVADVSNQGLLLLGGRRSRREPTATHPFGYGRERYFWSFVVSVVLFSLGSAFAVYEGIEKVRHPHEIHSVGLALAILGTGIVLESWSFRTAIVAASPERRGLSWRKFILQTRNPELPVILLEDAGALFGLVIAAASVSLSAATDQPRWDGVGTILIGLLLGVIAAVLAREMKSLLIGESADDGDRKAILAAIGETPGVSSVVHLRTQHLGPDEILVGARVAFDPGLDVAAVAAAVDEVEERVRAVVPAAHPIYVEPANPA, from the coding sequence ATGGCTGCGTCGGGAAGCAGGAAGGCCATCATGGCCGCCCTGATCGCCAACTCCGGCATCGCCGTGGCCAAGTTCCTGGGGTTCCTGGTCACACAGTCGTCGGCCATGCTGGCCGAGGCCGTCCACTCGGTGGCCGACGTGTCGAACCAAGGCCTGCTCCTGCTCGGCGGCCGTCGGTCCCGCCGCGAACCCACTGCGACCCACCCGTTCGGGTACGGACGGGAGCGCTACTTCTGGTCGTTCGTGGTCTCCGTAGTGCTGTTCTCGCTCGGTTCGGCCTTCGCCGTCTACGAAGGCATCGAGAAGGTCCGCCACCCTCACGAAATCCACAGCGTCGGCTTGGCGCTGGCCATCCTGGGCACCGGCATCGTTCTGGAGTCGTGGTCGTTCCGCACAGCCATTGTGGCGGCATCGCCGGAACGGCGAGGCCTGTCGTGGCGGAAGTTCATCCTTCAGACTCGCAACCCGGAGCTGCCCGTGATCCTGCTGGAAGACGCCGGGGCACTATTCGGTCTGGTAATCGCCGCAGCCTCCGTAAGTCTGTCGGCGGCCACCGACCAGCCCCGGTGGGACGGGGTGGGGACCATCCTCATCGGCCTGCTGTTGGGGGTCATCGCTGCCGTCTTGGCCCGGGAGATGAAGAGCCTCCTGATCGGCGAGTCGGCCGACGATGGCGACCGGAAAGCCATCCTTGCCGCCATCGGGGAGACCCCGGGCGTCTCGTCGGTGGTCCACCTCCGGACTCAGCACTTGGGTCCGGACGAGATCCTGGTCGGAGCACGGGTCGCCTTTGACCCCGGCCTTGACGTGGCCGCAGTGGCCGCCGCAGTGGATGAAGTTGAGGAGCGGGTCCGGGCCGTCGTACCGGCGGCCCACCCCATCTACGTCGAACCGGCGAATCCGGCGTAA
- a CDS encoding MaoC family dehydratase: protein MPTVFDSPDDLPAAVGTHLGYTDWMEVDQTRIDLFAEATGDHQWIHVDRERAAAGPFGTTIAHGYLTLSLTNKMLPDLIRVDGISMGINYGTEKVRFPSPVLVDSRVRGGAELISVDEVSGGYQAVIRVTVEVEGSDRPACVVDSVSRFLR, encoded by the coding sequence ATGCCCACCGTCTTTGATAGCCCCGATGACCTACCGGCCGCTGTGGGAACCCACCTGGGCTACACCGACTGGATGGAGGTCGACCAGACCCGGATTGACCTGTTCGCTGAGGCCACTGGTGATCACCAGTGGATCCACGTGGACCGTGAACGGGCCGCTGCCGGGCCGTTCGGCACCACCATCGCCCACGGCTACCTGACCCTCTCGCTGACCAACAAGATGCTTCCCGACCTGATCCGGGTGGACGGGATCTCCATGGGCATCAACTACGGAACGGAGAAGGTCCGGTTTCCGTCGCCCGTCCTGGTGGATTCGCGGGTCCGGGGCGGTGCGGAGCTGATTTCGGTGGACGAGGTATCGGGGGGCTACCAGGCCGTGATCCGGGTGACCGTGGAGGTTGAGGGCAGCGATCGTCCGGCCTGCGTGGTGGACAGCGTCAGCCGCTTCTTACGCTGA
- the map gene encoding type I methionyl aminopeptidase, which produces MTKRKRRPAPLVPRSEPPVRPGLQSPTRPVPAGIGRPPYALSGDPGPSTSSSVRTPEEVERMRRAGEAAAGILLEVGPHVVPGVTTDHLDEVVHAATVARGGYPSPLNYRGYPKSVCTSVNEVICHGIPDSRPLADGDIVNVDVTIYLDGVHGDTSVTFPVGEVSDHDLRLIAETRAAMELGISAAGPGQPVHAIGRAIERHANRHGLGVVREFIGHGIGTEFHSGLQIPHYHDPRAQTILVPGMTFTVEPMLTLGDPACGLWDDDWTAVTLDGRRTAQFEHTVLVTEDGIRVLTMTADGTVPADVFAVAAPA; this is translated from the coding sequence GTGACCAAGCGGAAGCGCCGTCCAGCACCCCTAGTCCCCCGGTCCGAACCCCCGGTCCGACCGGGGCTCCAGAGCCCCACCCGACCTGTACCGGCCGGAATTGGACGCCCCCCATACGCCCTTTCCGGGGATCCCGGGCCGTCGACCTCGTCGTCAGTGCGTACACCCGAGGAGGTGGAGCGGATGCGTCGGGCCGGTGAGGCAGCTGCTGGGATCCTGCTCGAGGTGGGGCCCCACGTGGTACCCGGCGTGACTACCGACCACCTGGACGAGGTCGTGCACGCAGCCACGGTGGCCCGCGGCGGCTACCCCAGCCCACTGAACTACCGCGGCTACCCCAAGTCGGTCTGTACCTCAGTCAACGAGGTGATCTGCCACGGGATACCCGACAGTCGGCCGCTGGCCGACGGCGACATCGTGAACGTTGACGTCACCATCTACCTGGACGGCGTCCACGGGGACACCTCGGTCACCTTTCCAGTGGGCGAGGTCAGCGACCACGACCTGCGTCTCATCGCTGAGACCCGGGCCGCCATGGAACTCGGGATCTCAGCGGCCGGGCCCGGGCAACCAGTCCACGCCATCGGCCGGGCCATAGAACGACACGCCAACCGCCACGGACTGGGGGTGGTGCGTGAGTTCATCGGACATGGAATTGGCACCGAGTTCCATAGCGGCCTGCAGATCCCGCACTACCACGATCCGCGTGCCCAGACGATCCTGGTTCCGGGTATGACCTTCACCGTCGAGCCCATGCTGACCCTGGGAGATCCGGCGTGCGGGCTATGGGACGACGACTGGACGGCGGTCACCTTGGATGGTCGCCGAACGGCCCAGTTTGAGCACACGGTGCTCGTCACCGAGGACGGGATCCGAGTGCTGACGATGACGGCGGACGGCACAGTGCCGGCCGACGTGTTCGCCGTCGCCGCCCCGGCCTGA
- the mutM gene encoding bifunctional DNA-formamidopyrimidine glycosylase/DNA-(apurinic or apyrimidinic site) lyase, whose amino-acid sequence MPELPEVETVRRQLDPLIRGAVVVAGRAHPSAKFASGPDAVGHRFSSVDRRGKYLLLGLEPVTSPSGAPLELVVHLGMTGALYVDPSPPVDPYARAEWELDDGRWLWFRDVRRFGRTVVVLRGDHRLLPTLRDLGPEPFDPALTGASFHRALVGSRRRVKTQLLSQRLVAGVGNIYADEALWRAGINPGTRRVGPERATRLLNHLRDVLAEALDHGGTTLRDYRTPDRSTGSNQHRLDCYGRSGLPCRECGGLLTSRPIDQRTTTWCPTCQAR is encoded by the coding sequence GTGCCCGAGCTCCCCGAGGTCGAGACGGTACGCCGGCAACTCGATCCGCTGATCCGGGGGGCCGTAGTGGTCGCCGGGCGGGCCCACCCCTCGGCCAAGTTCGCCTCGGGCCCGGACGCCGTCGGCCACCGGTTCTCTAGCGTGGACCGTCGGGGCAAGTACCTGCTGTTGGGCCTAGAACCGGTCACCTCCCCGAGTGGGGCGCCGCTGGAACTGGTCGTCCACCTCGGGATGACCGGAGCTCTCTACGTAGACCCCTCCCCACCCGTCGACCCTTATGCACGGGCCGAATGGGAACTGGACGATGGTCGCTGGCTCTGGTTTCGGGACGTCCGACGGTTCGGGCGCACGGTGGTGGTCCTACGGGGCGACCACCGGTTGTTGCCCACTCTCCGGGATCTGGGACCAGAACCCTTCGACCCGGCCCTGACCGGGGCGTCCTTCCACCGGGCCCTGGTCGGCAGCCGTCGCCGGGTCAAGACGCAACTCCTGTCCCAGCGCCTCGTTGCCGGAGTCGGCAACATCTACGCAGACGAGGCCCTCTGGCGGGCCGGCATCAACCCCGGAACCCGACGGGTCGGGCCCGAACGCGCTACCCGCCTCCTCAACCACCTCCGGGACGTTCTGGCCGAGGCGCTGGACCACGGGGGAACCACCCTGCGCGACTACCGGACCCCGGACCGGTCAACCGGATCGAACCAGCACCGGTTGGATTGCTACGGACGTTCCGGTCTCCCCTGCCGAGAATGCGGTGGACTGCTGACCAGTCGGCCGATCGATCAGCGGACTACCACCTGGTGTCCCACCTGCCAGGCCCGGTGA
- a CDS encoding ParA family protein, which translates to MVAVAVVNQKGGVGKTTVVLGLASAASARGLAVLVVDLDPQGNATTGLGVFEPGPGVDRVLAEERPGGLASEVEPSGWPSDLGPVPDLVASSPDLAVREPQLATDPLGAQDRLALALRGGVGTGHDLVLVDCPPSLGLLTVNALFAVDAVLLVTEPGAWAVDGVARMVQTIDRIRLRRPDGRPDLVGISVNRLGRTRDGRYWHEQLGEAYPGRCLPPVHLRAAVTEAAARSLPIHALGRRPGAAEAAAEFDALLDRLPLSDGLAGTPVEAVA; encoded by the coding sequence ATGGTCGCGGTGGCCGTAGTGAACCAGAAGGGCGGGGTCGGAAAGACCACCGTGGTGCTGGGACTGGCTTCGGCTGCCTCGGCTCGAGGCCTGGCCGTCCTCGTCGTGGACTTGGACCCGCAAGGTAACGCCACCACGGGCCTCGGGGTGTTCGAACCCGGTCCCGGGGTGGACCGGGTGCTGGCCGAAGAGCGTCCCGGTGGCCTGGCGTCGGAGGTGGAGCCCAGCGGGTGGCCATCTGATCTCGGCCCGGTGCCCGATCTAGTGGCCTCTTCGCCTGATCTGGCCGTACGCGAGCCGCAGTTGGCCACCGACCCCCTGGGAGCTCAGGACCGGTTGGCCCTGGCTCTCCGGGGCGGGGTCGGGACCGGCCACGACCTGGTCCTCGTTGACTGCCCGCCCTCGCTGGGCCTGCTCACCGTCAACGCCCTGTTCGCCGTTGACGCGGTGCTCCTGGTGACCGAACCGGGTGCGTGGGCTGTGGACGGTGTAGCCCGGATGGTCCAGACCATCGACCGCATTCGTCTGCGACGTCCCGACGGTCGACCCGACCTTGTCGGGATTTCCGTGAACCGTTTGGGTCGGACCCGGGACGGTCGGTACTGGCATGAACAGCTGGGTGAGGCGTACCCGGGACGGTGTCTGCCGCCTGTTCATCTCCGAGCCGCCGTCACCGAGGCGGCGGCCCGGTCCCTTCCAATCCATGCTCTGGGGCGACGACCCGGGGCGGCCGAGGCGGCAGCCGAGTTCGATGCCCTCCTAGACCGGTTACCGCTCTCCGACGGACTGGCCGGTACTCCGGTCGAGGCTGTGGCCTGA
- a CDS encoding VIT1/CCC1 transporter family protein, whose product MSGGLGPTGMVHRHRNVQGGTARAAVFGVSDGLVSNVALILGIAGASTDPTFVRVAGVTGLLAGAISMAAGEYVSLKAQAELVERELAIERASIAENPEAETAELAAIYVERGLTPEQAKVVAAELMSDPEVALDVHAREELGVDPTQLGSPLAAATASFLAFALGAFVPLIPWLGGSGTGAVWASALLGVGATATVGGMLARLTERSVVRTAIRQMLVAGGACMATYWIGGILGASVG is encoded by the coding sequence ATGTCAGGAGGACTCGGGCCCACGGGGATGGTGCATAGACATCGGAACGTTCAGGGCGGCACGGCTCGGGCCGCCGTCTTCGGGGTGAGCGACGGGTTGGTTTCCAACGTGGCCCTCATCTTGGGCATCGCAGGTGCCAGCACCGATCCCACCTTCGTCCGGGTGGCCGGAGTTACAGGTCTTCTGGCCGGGGCGATCTCCATGGCGGCTGGCGAGTACGTGTCGCTGAAGGCCCAGGCCGAGCTGGTGGAACGGGAGCTGGCCATCGAGCGGGCGTCCATCGCCGAGAACCCGGAGGCCGAGACGGCCGAGCTGGCCGCTATCTACGTGGAACGGGGTCTAACGCCCGAGCAGGCCAAGGTGGTAGCTGCTGAGCTGATGTCGGATCCCGAGGTGGCCCTCGACGTCCATGCCCGAGAGGAACTGGGCGTCGACCCCACCCAGCTGGGCAGCCCGCTGGCCGCGGCCACGGCCAGTTTCCTGGCCTTCGCCCTCGGGGCCTTCGTGCCGCTGATCCCTTGGCTGGGAGGGTCGGGAACGGGCGCCGTCTGGGCGTCAGCCCTTCTCGGGGTCGGTGCCACGGCGACCGTCGGCGGAATGCTGGCCCGGCTCACCGAGCGCTCGGTGGTCAGGACGGCCATCCGCCAGATGCTGGTGGCCGGGGGGGCCTGCATGGCCACCTACTGGATCGGAGGGATCCTGGGGGCCTCGGTGGGCTGA
- a CDS encoding DUF3048 domain-containing protein encodes MDAAPRRQLRAVLPLALAVVALAAVPALAGAFDEEIAALRDDIADHHDLIGDQEDLIEDHHDLIGDQEDLIEDHHDRIAELEGDLVDLDHQIAETDELIGDEATELRILEVRLELLADRFARILTSRDEPAFLHRTMAVDAYLQNNERMNAVLTQSAHLANDALEGVRDQIIYDSVIEEAQNRLDLVDAELRLAADSVRGLHALKAEAEQRRVQAMSSRSATEDAKPAVREAIGRVYDDIADARSTIADLETRILEQEAQIPELEAQIQELEAQIQEFERLDVTRTWAGLQGNDIPRPALAVKIDNVTRAHPQSGVNQADVVYEELVEGGVTRLVAVFQSTSAETVGPIRSARTSDPQLLSGFDRPLFAYSGANRGTRQELATSSMVDVGYSALTDDYWRDKSRRPPHNLYVSPDTLWAHHTDRTGVPPAPFLYRHVGQAHHPDAEEAAGVNIDFGLTEVDYEWDGTGWARTHGGNPHVDHSGTRVAPANVVVQFISYGWSKADSRSPEARTTGSGEAWVFTDGHVVRGQWSRPDEALPAVFTADGKPVRLTPGNTWVALAKSGTADWWD; translated from the coding sequence GTGGACGCCGCCCCCCGACGCCAACTCCGGGCGGTACTCCCCCTCGCCCTGGCCGTAGTAGCCCTGGCCGCCGTCCCGGCCCTGGCCGGTGCATTCGACGAGGAGATCGCTGCCCTCCGAGACGACATTGCCGACCACCACGACCTCATCGGCGACCAGGAAGACCTCATCGAGGACCACCACGACCTCATCGGCGACCAGGAAGACCTCATCGAGGACCACCACGATCGAATCGCCGAGCTGGAGGGCGATCTGGTTGATCTGGACCACCAGATTGCCGAGACCGACGAACTGATCGGCGACGAGGCCACTGAGCTGCGGATCCTGGAGGTGCGTCTCGAGCTGCTGGCCGACCGGTTCGCCCGGATCCTGACTTCCCGAGACGAGCCGGCCTTCCTCCATCGAACCATGGCGGTCGACGCCTACTTGCAGAACAACGAGCGGATGAACGCCGTGCTCACCCAATCGGCCCACCTCGCCAACGACGCCCTAGAGGGCGTTCGGGACCAGATAATTTACGACTCGGTGATCGAGGAGGCCCAGAACCGCCTCGACCTCGTAGACGCTGAACTCCGGCTCGCCGCCGATTCGGTCCGGGGCCTCCATGCCCTGAAAGCGGAGGCCGAGCAACGGCGGGTCCAGGCCATGTCTTCTCGCTCCGCGACAGAGGACGCTAAGCCGGCCGTCCGGGAGGCCATCGGGCGGGTCTACGACGACATCGCCGACGCCCGATCGACCATCGCCGACCTGGAGACCCGGATCCTGGAACAGGAGGCCCAGATCCCGGAACTGGAGGCCCAGATCCAGGAACTGGAAGCCCAAATCCAGGAATTTGAACGCCTGGACGTCACCCGGACGTGGGCTGGCCTACAGGGGAACGACATCCCACGGCCCGCCCTGGCCGTCAAAATCGACAACGTGACTCGAGCCCACCCGCAGTCGGGGGTGAACCAAGCTGACGTCGTCTACGAGGAACTGGTGGAGGGTGGAGTGACGCGGCTGGTGGCCGTGTTCCAATCCACCTCTGCTGAGACGGTGGGACCGATCCGGTCGGCCCGGACGTCGGATCCGCAACTGCTGTCCGGCTTCGACCGGCCCCTGTTCGCCTACTCGGGAGCTAACCGGGGAACCCGTCAGGAACTGGCCACCTCGTCGATGGTCGACGTCGGTTACAGCGCCCTCACCGACGACTACTGGCGAGATAAGTCCCGTCGGCCGCCCCACAACCTCTACGTCTCGCCCGACACCCTCTGGGCCCACCACACCGACCGGACCGGGGTTCCCCCTGCACCGTTCCTTTACCGACATGTGGGCCAGGCTCATCACCCGGACGCCGAGGAAGCCGCCGGGGTGAACATCGACTTCGGCCTCACCGAGGTCGACTACGAGTGGGACGGCACCGGCTGGGCCCGCACGCACGGTGGTAACCCCCACGTGGACCACTCCGGAACCCGGGTTGCGCCAGCCAACGTCGTGGTGCAGTTCATCTCCTATGGCTGGTCCAAAGCCGACTCCCGCTCCCCAGAGGCCCGTACCACAGGCTCGGGAGAGGCCTGGGTGTTCACCGACGGCCACGTAGTTCGAGGCCAGTGGAGCCGACCCGACGAGGCCCTCCCGGCCGTGTTCACAGCCGACGGGAAGCCCGTCCGGCTAACCCCGGGCAATACATGGGTCGCCCTTGCCAAGTCGGGAACCGCCGATTGGTGGGACTGA